The Calditrichota bacterium genome includes a window with the following:
- a CDS encoding sugar kinase, with protein MSLKLRAADECEFDEISLGEIMLRFDPGEGRIHTTRWFRVWEGGGEYNVARGLRRCFGLKTAVVTALFADNAVGRLLEDFILQGGVDTSFIKWVPYDGIGRTVRNGLNFTERGYGIRGALGCSDRGNTAASQLKKGDIDWEEIFGKRGVRWFHTGGIFAALSETTPDVILEAMEIAKKYGTIISYDLNYRPSLWKGIGGKEKAQEVNKEIAKFVDVMIGNEEDFTACLGFEVEGVDENLTNLDTEKFKKMIEKVVATYPNFKAVATTLRGVKTATVNDWGAICWVDGKFYEATHRPNLEILDRVGGGDSFASGFIFGMMTLQDAKLAVEYGAAHGALAMTTPGDTTMATLKEV; from the coding sequence ATGTCGTTGAAGTTACGTGCTGCGGACGAATGTGAATTTGATGAGATTTCTTTGGGTGAAATAATGTTGCGTTTTGATCCGGGTGAAGGGCGAATACATACGACGCGTTGGTTCCGTGTCTGGGAAGGTGGCGGCGAATACAATGTCGCTCGCGGGCTGCGTCGCTGTTTCGGCTTGAAAACCGCTGTGGTGACGGCATTATTTGCGGACAATGCTGTCGGGCGTTTGCTGGAAGATTTTATCCTTCAGGGTGGCGTGGATACTTCTTTCATCAAATGGGTTCCCTACGACGGAATCGGAAGGACGGTGCGCAACGGCTTAAATTTCACCGAGCGCGGCTATGGCATCCGCGGCGCGCTTGGCTGTTCCGATCGCGGCAACACGGCAGCGTCTCAATTGAAAAAAGGGGATATTGACTGGGAAGAAATTTTTGGCAAACGCGGAGTTCGCTGGTTTCACACCGGCGGAATTTTTGCGGCGCTGTCGGAAACCACGCCGGATGTGATTCTGGAAGCAATGGAAATCGCGAAAAAATATGGCACAATTATTTCTTATGATTTGAATTACAGACCTTCGCTGTGGAAAGGCATTGGCGGCAAAGAAAAGGCGCAGGAAGTGAACAAGGAAATCGCCAAATTTGTCGATGTGATGATTGGAAACGAAGAAGATTTTACTGCCTGTCTCGGTTTTGAGGTTGAGGGCGTTGATGAGAATTTGACAAATCTGGACACTGAAAAGTTCAAGAAGATGATTGAGAAAGTGGTAGCAACCTATCCCAATTTCAAAGCTGTGGCTACTACTCTGCGCGGCGTCAAAACAGCGACGGTGAACGACTGGGGCGCGATTTGCTGGGTTGACGGAAAATTTTATGAAGCCACACATCGCCCGAATCTGGAAATTTTGGACAGAGTCGGCGGCGGGGACAGTTTTGCGTCCGGTTTTATTTTCGGAATGATGACGCTACAGGATGCGAAATTGGCTGTCGAGTACGGCGCTGCCCACGGCGCGCTGGCAATGACCACGCCAGGAGATACGACAATGGCGACGCTGAAAGAAGT
- the tkt gene encoding transketolase, translating into MNKNDKWEQYRLAANTVRFLAADGVQKANSGHPGLPMGMADCATVLWTKFLKFNPQKPGWLNRDRFVLSAGHGSMLLYSLLYLSGYNVTLDDLKSFRQWGSRTPGHPELGCLPGVETTTGPLGQGFANGIGMAIAEKMMAQRFNSPDFSLLNHNIFAIVSDGDLMEGVSFEAASLAGHLKLGNVVYLYDNNNITIEGNTSLAFSENVAQRFDALGWHTIAINGHNYDEIEGAIQAGIDETEKPTLILAKTHIAFGSPNLQDSEKAHGSPLGEDELKAAKRNLGFPENEKFYVPKEAADLFRKRVSELVEIQKNWQEKFFRWQDNNPDQAQLLDKMISKSVPDDLAEQLIAAIPERDLATRASSGKILQKAAELVPGLIGGSADLSPSTKTWIDDAGAIEAYHFSGRNFHFGIREHGMGGILNGIAEYGGWIPFGSTFLVFSDYMRPPIRIAALSELQTIYVFTHDSIFVGEDGPTHQPVEHLAALRAIPNLVVFRPADSLEVAMGWNFALKHRTGPTALILTRQTLPNLKRTNDFQPEDVLRGGYILSPESEEKLDGIIVATGSEVHIAVEAQKILQEKGKPMRVVSIPSLEIFAQQSAAYRDKVLPANVPVFAVEVAVSFGWHGVAPNSKVKVIGIDRFGASAPYKILAEKFGFTGEKVAEKILSWM; encoded by the coding sequence ACTGCCCATGGGGATGGCGGATTGCGCCACGGTTCTCTGGACTAAATTTCTGAAATTTAACCCACAGAAGCCGGGTTGGCTGAATCGGGATCGATTTGTTTTATCCGCGGGACACGGTTCCATGTTGCTTTATTCTTTGCTTTATTTGAGCGGCTACAATGTGACCCTGGACGATTTAAAATCATTTCGCCAATGGGGCAGCCGCACGCCGGGACACCCGGAACTTGGTTGTCTGCCCGGCGTGGAGACGACGACCGGACCTCTGGGACAGGGATTTGCCAACGGAATCGGCATGGCGATCGCGGAAAAAATGATGGCACAAAGATTCAACAGCCCGGATTTTTCGCTTTTGAATCACAACATTTTTGCCATTGTCAGCGACGGCGATTTGATGGAAGGCGTCTCTTTTGAAGCGGCTTCTTTGGCAGGACATTTGAAATTGGGGAATGTGGTCTATCTGTACGATAATAACAACATCACTATTGAGGGCAATACGAGTTTGGCATTTTCCGAAAATGTGGCACAGCGATTTGATGCGCTGGGTTGGCACACGATTGCGATCAATGGTCACAATTACGATGAAATCGAGGGGGCGATACAGGCAGGAATTGACGAAACAGAGAAGCCGACTTTAATTCTGGCGAAGACGCACATCGCTTTTGGCAGCCCAAACTTGCAGGATTCAGAAAAAGCGCACGGTTCGCCTCTTGGCGAGGACGAACTAAAAGCGGCAAAACGTAATTTGGGATTTCCCGAAAATGAAAAATTTTACGTGCCCAAAGAAGCCGCAGATTTGTTCCGGAAGCGGGTAAGTGAGTTAGTTGAAATTCAGAAAAACTGGCAGGAGAAATTTTTCCGGTGGCAAGACAATAATCCCGATCAGGCACAATTGCTCGATAAAATGATTTCCAAAAGTGTGCCCGACGATCTGGCAGAGCAATTGATAGCGGCAATTCCGGAAAGAGACCTTGCGACGCGCGCCAGTTCCGGTAAAATTTTGCAGAAAGCAGCGGAGTTAGTCCCCGGCTTGATCGGCGGCTCTGCGGATTTATCGCCCTCGACAAAAACCTGGATCGATGACGCGGGCGCCATCGAAGCGTATCATTTTTCCGGACGGAATTTTCATTTTGGCATTCGCGAGCACGGCATGGGCGGCATTTTGAATGGGATCGCGGAATATGGCGGTTGGATTCCCTTCGGTTCGACGTTTCTCGTTTTTTCCGATTACATGAGGCCGCCGATTCGCATCGCAGCGCTTTCGGAGTTACAGACAATTTACGTGTTCACCCATGATTCCATTTTCGTTGGCGAGGACGGTCCCACGCATCAGCCGGTGGAACATCTTGCGGCTCTGCGTGCCATTCCCAATTTGGTCGTTTTCCGCCCGGCAGACAGTTTGGAAGTTGCCATGGGCTGGAATTTTGCGTTGAAACATCGCACCGGGCCCACAGCGCTGATTTTGACGCGGCAAACTTTGCCGAATTTGAAACGGACAAATGACTTTCAGCCTGAAGATGTGCTGCGCGGCGGCTACATTTTGTCGCCGGAAAGCGAGGAAAAATTAGACGGGATTATTGTTGCTACCGGTTCCGAAGTGCACATTGCTGTGGAAGCGCAGAAAATTTTGCAGGAGAAGGGAAAACCAATGCGCGTCGTCTCCATACCTTCTCTGGAAATTTTCGCTCAACAGTCCGCTGCTTACCGCGACAAAGTCTTGCCGGCGAACGTTCCTGTTTTCGCGGTGGAGGTTGCCGTATCTTTCGGTTGGCACGGCGTTGCGCCAAACAGCAAGGTCAAAGTGATCGGCATTGACCGCTTCGGTGCTTCGGCGCCTTACAAAATTTTGGCGGAGAAATTTGGTTTTACCGGGGAGAAAGTGGCGGAGAAAATTTTGAGTTGGATGTGA